One genomic segment of Gottschalkia acidurici 9a includes these proteins:
- a CDS encoding EFR1 family ferrodoxin (N-terminal region resembles flavodoxins. C-terminal ferrodoxin region binds two 4Fe-4S clusters.), giving the protein MKTLIIYYSGSGNTKHGVELIKMGIEKDGINTCQIVKIDDLNNNIIENYDLVGFASPIYGFKPAFNIMKLIKNLKKESGKPCFTFTTHAGEPANSDLILFDSLKERGFNVINQSNMECEDSWTFIRKVGKTYEVQRPTKEKQNSIYELGEKLSNIFDENKLSSQTVPRPKFNFCWQHLVSKTFIKMFLPFWFVTKVDTSKCTKCSLCVNTCPTGRMNIETFPRVNGECIGCNGCINICPNDAVIGLGTRGKEKYKGIPINKKIIINKKTIDR; this is encoded by the coding sequence GTGAAAACATTAATAATCTATTACAGCGGCTCTGGTAATACAAAACATGGTGTCGAGCTCATAAAAATGGGAATAGAGAAAGATGGAATTAACACTTGTCAAATAGTAAAGATCGATGACCTTAATAATAACATTATTGAAAATTATGATTTAGTAGGATTTGCATCGCCAATCTATGGATTTAAACCAGCTTTTAATATTATGAAATTAATTAAAAATCTTAAAAAAGAAAGTGGTAAACCATGTTTTACTTTTACCACTCATGCAGGGGAGCCTGCAAACTCAGATCTAATTCTTTTTGATAGTTTAAAGGAAAGAGGATTTAATGTTATAAATCAGTCAAATATGGAATGTGAAGATTCTTGGACATTTATAAGAAAAGTAGGTAAAACTTATGAAGTTCAAAGGCCTACGAAAGAAAAACAAAACTCTATTTATGAACTTGGAGAAAAATTAAGCAATATATTTGATGAAAATAAATTATCTTCACAAACAGTTCCTCGACCTAAGTTTAATTTTTGTTGGCAACATTTAGTTTCAAAAACGTTCATAAAAATGTTTTTACCATTTTGGTTTGTTACAAAGGTAGACACTTCTAAATGTACGAAGTGCTCTTTATGTGTTAACACATGTCCTACTGGCAGAATGAATATAGAAACATTTCCTAGGGTTAATGGAGAATGTATTGGTTGTAATGGGTGTATAAATATATGTCCTAATGATGCAGTAATAGGACTTGGAACAAGAGGAAAAGAGAAATATAAAGGAATTCCTATAAATAAAAAAATAATTATAAATAAGAAAACTATTGATAGATAA
- a CDS encoding methyl-accepting chemotaxis protein gives MKISTTLRTFVLVLLIFSITSTSTVFYQLNNMQNDGSVVNYAGVVRGATQRLVKLEMSGNSSDELISKLDKIIKGLINGDKELKLPVATDANFISSIKEVENSWEQLKETIYKSRETGEKTDLVTESETYFEITNDAVAKAEIVSFNKVKALKAFQIVLFILNLIILIIVWLLSTKRISNPIMYLVQTISNLDISENIPSQFSNRKDEIGLLSNAFQKVIDNIRGLTKEIVDTSKGLSASSQELNAISQQVALSSEEIAKTVEEIARGATEQARDIEMGAIRIEELGRLVEKDQSLVSDLNTSLDTVNTLKDEGFNILEDLTIKTNANSESANEVQNVILSTNESANKIEKASQMIKNIADQTNLLALNAAIESARAGEHGKGFSVVAEEIRKLAEESNQFTEEISIITQELTDKTEYTVKKIEEVGKIAESQYESVKVTNTKFQGISDSIEMMKEVIIHVSQSANDMKVKQEEITQIIQNLSAVSEEHAAGTEETSASLEEQASSMEQIKYSSEVLSEMSEEMMNSLSRFKY, from the coding sequence ATGAAAATTAGCACTACTTTAAGAACTTTTGTTTTAGTACTTTTAATTTTTTCTATAACTAGTACTTCTACAGTTTTTTATCAATTAAATAATATGCAAAATGATGGAAGTGTAGTTAATTATGCTGGTGTTGTAAGAGGAGCTACTCAGAGGCTAGTAAAATTAGAAATGTCAGGTAATTCATCAGACGAACTTATATCAAAATTAGATAAAATTATAAAAGGATTAATCAATGGAGATAAGGAGCTCAAGTTACCAGTGGCTACCGACGCTAACTTTATCTCAAGTATAAAAGAAGTTGAAAATTCTTGGGAACAATTGAAGGAAACTATATATAAGTCTAGAGAAACTGGAGAAAAAACTGATTTAGTTACGGAGAGTGAAACATATTTTGAGATAACAAATGATGCTGTTGCAAAAGCAGAGATAGTTTCTTTTAATAAGGTTAAAGCTTTAAAAGCATTTCAAATAGTGTTATTTATTTTGAACCTTATTATACTTATTATAGTTTGGCTTTTAAGTACTAAACGTATATCTAACCCTATTATGTACTTAGTTCAAACTATATCTAATCTAGATATTTCAGAAAATATACCTAGCCAATTTTCTAATAGGAAAGATGAGATAGGATTATTATCTAATGCATTTCAAAAAGTTATAGATAATATTAGGGGTCTTACAAAAGAAATCGTAGATACATCTAAGGGGTTATCCGCATCCTCACAAGAATTAAATGCTATCAGTCAACAAGTAGCTTTAAGTTCAGAAGAGATTGCAAAGACCGTTGAAGAAATTGCAAGAGGAGCAACTGAGCAGGCAAGAGATATTGAAATGGGTGCTATTAGAATAGAAGAGCTAGGACGTTTAGTGGAAAAGGATCAAAGTCTAGTATCAGATTTGAATACTTCTTTAGATACAGTAAACACTTTAAAAGATGAGGGATTTAATATTCTTGAGGATCTAACAATCAAAACAAATGCTAATAGTGAATCTGCTAATGAAGTACAAAATGTTATACTAAGTACTAATGAGAGTGCAAATAAGATAGAGAAGGCCAGTCAAATGATTAAGAATATAGCGGATCAAACCAATCTACTTGCACTAAATGCAGCTATAGAGTCAGCAAGAGCAGGTGAACATGGAAAAGGATTTTCAGTTGTAGCTGAAGAGATTAGGAAACTTGCAGAAGAATCAAATCAATTTACTGAAGAAATCTCGATTATAACACAAGAATTAACTGACAAAACTGAATATACTGTTAAAAAGATTGAAGAGGTAGGAAAGATAGCAGAGTCACAGTATGAAAGCGTAAAAGTAACAAATACAAAATTTCAAGGCATATCAGATTCTATTGAAATGATGAAAGAAGTAATTATTCATGTAAGTCAATCAGCTAATGATATGAAAGTTAAGCAGGAGGAGATAACACAGATTATACAAAATCTATCTGCTGTGTCAGAGGAACATGCAGCTGGAACAGAAGAAACATCGGCATCTTTAGAGGAGCAAGCATCATCAATGGAGCAAATTAAATATTCAAGTGAAGTACTGTCTGAAATGTCAGAAGAAATGATGAATAGTCTGTCTAGATTTAAGTATTAA
- a CDS encoding BhlA/UviB family holin-like peptide → MKVALSQGLWSALTVSLIFYILKNQEQRDVMQEQREKNYQDIIEKLTDKFNIVEDVKRDVEEIKECIAKK, encoded by the coding sequence ATGAAAGTAGCTTTGTCACAAGGTCTATGGTCTGCTTTAACTGTTTCTCTGATTTTTTACATTCTAAAGAATCAAGAACAAAGAGATGTCATGCAAGAACAAAGAGAAAAGAACTATCAAGATATAATAGAAAAGCTCACAGATAAGTTCAATATTGTTGAAGATGTAAAAAGAGATGTAGAAGAAATTAAAGAATGTATAGCTAAAAAATAG
- a CDS encoding S-layer homology domain-containing protein, with translation MRSNNLKLSIMISILIIFNLVIGGSSTAFASNSRWSAQAIGNFLENKIDAPNVIQDKKYTQQITREEFAELIIGFYIKVNNIDRDSIKIKDNPFKDTNNLDVQRAYSLGIIKGMSNDTFSPNDNISREQIATMITRFLNIKDINTNSTNNLDIFEDKKDISDWAFDSLAYCVENEIIEGFNVWGEMQLKPKETSTVEQVITVLNRIGTKNNWITQSQSKYISGFFIPSNTKLDIIESHMPGKSIAIKIMWNQLDSIEKLEYDLNYIFNKNPEYKELIEFLTTEKDEYYKDFDISTHQIYVSGDRTRVDVQISEK, from the coding sequence ATGAGATCTAATAATTTAAAATTATCAATCATGATATCTATTCTAATTATTTTTAATTTAGTCATTGGAGGCTCAAGTACAGCTTTTGCTAGTAATAGTAGATGGTCAGCTCAAGCCATAGGGAACTTCTTGGAAAATAAAATAGATGCTCCGAATGTGATACAAGATAAAAAATATACACAGCAAATAACTAGAGAAGAGTTTGCTGAACTAATCATTGGGTTTTATATAAAAGTTAATAACATAGATAGAGATAGTATTAAAATAAAAGATAATCCGTTTAAAGATACAAATAACCTAGATGTACAAAGAGCTTATTCTTTAGGAATTATAAAAGGTATGAGCAACGATACCTTTAGTCCAAATGATAATATATCAAGAGAACAGATAGCAACTATGATAACAAGATTTTTGAACATTAAAGACATAAACACAAATTCAACTAATAATCTAGATATATTTGAAGATAAAAAAGATATCAGTGATTGGGCTTTTGATTCATTGGCTTACTGTGTTGAAAATGAAATAATAGAAGGTTTTAATGTATGGGGTGAAATGCAGTTAAAACCAAAAGAAACATCAACAGTTGAGCAAGTAATTACTGTACTTAATAGAATAGGAACTAAAAATAATTGGATTACTCAATCACAAAGTAAATATATTAGTGGTTTTTTTATTCCTAGTAATACGAAGTTAGACATTATAGAAAGTCATATGCCAGGTAAATCTATCGCCATAAAAATAATGTGGAATCAATTAGATAGTATAGAAAAGCTTGAATATGATTTAAACTATATATTCAATAAAAATCCAGAGTATAAAGAATTAATAGAATTTTTAACAACTGAAAAAGATGAGTATTATAAAGATTTCGATATAAGTACACATCAAATATACGTTAGTGGTGATAGAACAAGAGTTGATGTACAGATTTCTGAAAAATAA
- a CDS encoding N-acetylmuramoyl-L-alanine amidase: MAKVFLDVGHGAHDPGAVGNGLQEKNIALSVTLKIGDILRKHGVSVSYSRTTDVFLELASRATKANSLGANVFVSIHCNSFSSSSAKGVETYSYPGSTTGAKLSKNIQDSIIASKVYTANRGTKTANYAVLRLTKMPAALVELAFISNAQDADILRNRQNELAVAVAKGILSNLGIAYNGGSGGSSGTLYKVQVGAFSVKANADSLVNEPKSKGYSPIVVQVGGLYKVQVGAFSVKANADSLVRELKAKGYEAIVVSS, from the coding sequence ATGGCAAAAGTATTTTTAGATGTAGGACATGGTGCACATGATCCAGGAGCAGTAGGTAATGGTTTACAGGAAAAAAACATAGCATTATCAGTTACATTAAAAATTGGAGACATATTAAGAAAACATGGAGTAAGTGTAAGTTATTCTAGAACTACAGATGTATTTTTAGAGCTTGCAAGCAGAGCTACAAAAGCAAATAGCTTAGGGGCAAATGTATTCGTTTCAATCCACTGCAATTCATTTAGCAGTTCATCAGCAAAAGGGGTAGAAACATACAGTTATCCAGGTAGTACAACAGGAGCTAAATTGTCAAAAAATATACAAGATAGCATAATTGCAAGTAAAGTATATACAGCAAATAGAGGAACAAAAACAGCAAACTATGCAGTATTAAGATTAACAAAAATGCCAGCAGCTTTAGTAGAGTTAGCATTCATTAGTAACGCTCAGGATGCTGACATACTAAGAAATAGACAAAATGAATTAGCAGTAGCAGTAGCGAAGGGTATTTTAAGCAACCTTGGCATAGCATATAACGGTGGTTCTGGTGGTTCTTCAGGTACACTATACAAAGTACAGGTAGGTGCGTTTAGTGTAAAAGCAAATGCAGATAGTCTTGTAAATGAACCTAAATCTAAAGGATATAGCCCTATAGTAGTTCAAGTAGGTGGACTATATAAAGTACAGGTTGGAGCGTTTAGTGTTAAAGCGAATGCAGATAGTTTAGTTCGTGAACTAAAGGCTAAGGGATATGAAGCTATAGTAGTATCTTCTTAA
- a CDS encoding VanZ family protein: MPKCRYHLGYFFILYLNITLKITLRFNNPIFNPNINLIPLKYGFGIENILNIVLFMPLGFLLPILWEKYRNFWSTFYYGLFFSLFIEIGQLFVRNRATDINDLIMNTIGAIVGWVIFNALRKVSRKFSTKTAINISSNDTLAIKLESCVYVVITIICLF; this comes from the coding sequence ATGCCTAAGTGTCGCTACCATTTGGGATATTTTTTTATATTGTACCTTAATATTACTTTAAAAATAACTTTAAGGTTTAATAACCCAATATTTAACCCTAATATAAATTTAATACCTTTAAAATATGGATTTGGAATTGAAAATATACTTAATATTGTATTATTTATGCCTTTGGGATTTCTATTACCCATTTTATGGGAAAAATATCGTAACTTTTGGTCAACCTTTTACTATGGACTATTTTTCTCCTTATTCATTGAAATCGGACAACTATTTGTAAGAAATCGTGCTACAGATATAAATGATTTAATAATGAATACTATAGGAGCTATCGTTGGTTGGGTAATTTTTAATGCTTTAAGAAAAGTTTCTCGTAAATTCTCTACTAAAACAGCAATTAATATTTCTTCTAATGATACTTTGGCTATCAAATTAGAATCCTGTGTATATGTCGTGATTACGATTATATGCCTTTTTTAG
- a CDS encoding sensor histidine kinase: MKFWQKILIYSVILFLVVFNIGAYILIDNSYKLNLKREIDRGLSEHLSIYSGVRSSIISIKNALDYSFGREFIYFTLKDYMEVFNGKKIYIEVLDNDNNEVFSNINLKVKQERVELKNPLLDKRQYIIRDVGDKTYIFITSLLEANKEYFKFTYIRDISYVYEDKRKQYVLFIQLQLVICIVLAIGMYILSKYITKPINKLIDTTKNIKDGNFSERVNIKSNDEIGILSDHFNDMTYVIEEKIFELEKNVEQKQRFIDNLTHELKTPLTSIIGYAEFLISTKHNEEVFFLGMNYILNEGKRLKNLSEKMMDLILFKKENFIMKKENIKNILLETKEILNNKIESKNIDLIIYGEEYEILVEKDLIKNLVVNLVDNAIKASNDSSKIYLSVYKDIDLKVILEVKDEGIGISEDDLPKVFEPFYMVDKSRVRASDGSGIGLSICAEIANVHKSKIEIESKLNQGTIVKIIFN, encoded by the coding sequence ATGAAATTTTGGCAGAAGATACTTATATACTCAGTAATATTATTCTTGGTTGTATTTAATATAGGAGCTTATATTCTAATAGATAATAGTTATAAACTAAACTTGAAAAGAGAAATAGATAGGGGCCTTAGCGAACACTTAAGCATATATTCTGGAGTAAGAAGCAGTATAATTTCAATAAAAAATGCACTAGATTATTCCTTTGGAAGAGAATTTATATACTTTACGCTTAAAGACTATATGGAAGTTTTTAATGGTAAGAAGATATATATAGAAGTTTTAGATAATGATAATAATGAAGTTTTTAGCAATATTAATTTAAAAGTGAAACAAGAAAGAGTAGAGCTTAAAAATCCTCTCTTAGATAAAAGACAATATATTATAAGAGATGTAGGAGATAAAACTTATATATTTATAACTAGTTTACTAGAAGCAAATAAGGAATATTTTAAATTTACATATATAAGAGATATAAGTTATGTGTATGAAGATAAGAGAAAACAATATGTTCTTTTTATTCAATTACAGCTTGTAATTTGTATAGTTTTAGCTATAGGCATGTATATTTTAAGTAAATACATAACAAAGCCAATTAATAAACTAATAGATACTACGAAAAATATAAAAGATGGAAATTTCTCAGAGCGAGTTAATATAAAGTCTAATGATGAAATAGGTATCTTATCAGATCATTTCAATGATATGACATATGTTATTGAAGAAAAAATATTTGAACTAGAAAAAAATGTAGAGCAAAAGCAAAGATTTATAGATAATTTGACCCATGAACTAAAGACTCCACTAACCTCTATAATAGGGTATGCAGAGTTTCTAATATCAACTAAACATAACGAAGAAGTATTTTTTTTAGGAATGAATTACATACTAAACGAGGGAAAGAGACTTAAAAATCTTTCTGAAAAAATGATGGATTTAATACTATTTAAAAAAGAGAACTTTATAATGAAGAAAGAAAATATAAAGAATATACTTTTAGAAACAAAAGAAATTTTAAATAATAAAATAGAAAGCAAAAATATAGATTTAATTATATATGGAGAAGAGTACGAGATATTAGTTGAAAAGGACTTAATAAAAAATTTAGTGGTTAATCTAGTAGATAATGCTATAAAGGCATCTAATGATAGCTCTAAAATTTATCTAAGTGTATATAAAGATATAGATTTAAAAGTTATCCTTGAAGTAAAGGATGAAGGAATAGGAATATCTGAAGATGATTTACCTAAAGTTTTCGAACCTTTTTATATGGTAGATAAATCAAGGGTTAGAGCAAGTGATGGCTCAGGAATTGGACTTTCTATTTGTGCTGAAATAGCAAACGTTCATAAATCTAAAATAGAAATAGAGAGCAAATTAAATCAAGGAACAATAGTAAAAATTATATTCAATTAG